One genomic window of Marinobacter arenosus includes the following:
- a CDS encoding ABC transporter permease → MEVIDLAWWKLALTAVLILVLAGVSLVTRLGVARSLLIAATRTIIQLALIGLVLEALFASSEFYWVALLAMIMLLVAGREVMARQHRRLRGFWSFGIGTGAMFVSSFTVTVLALVVVIGPEPWYEPQYAIPLLGMMLGNTMTGVALSLDRLNESVWSQRSIIENRLMLGEPWQGALEDIRRHAMRSGMMPSINAMAAAGIVSLPGMMTGQILAGSPPAVAVKYQILVMLTITVGTGFGTLMAVSWGSRRLFDDRERLRLDRLLTQKN, encoded by the coding sequence CATTGATCTTGCCTGGTGGAAACTCGCGCTTACGGCGGTGCTGATCCTGGTGCTGGCGGGCGTTAGCCTTGTCACCCGGCTTGGCGTTGCCCGCAGCCTGCTCATTGCCGCCACTCGCACGATCATCCAGCTGGCGTTGATCGGGTTGGTGCTGGAAGCACTGTTCGCATCCTCCGAATTCTATTGGGTTGCCCTGCTGGCCATGATCATGCTGCTGGTCGCCGGACGGGAAGTCATGGCGCGGCAGCATCGCCGGTTGCGGGGCTTCTGGTCCTTTGGCATCGGTACCGGGGCCATGTTTGTTTCCTCCTTCACGGTGACGGTGCTGGCGCTGGTCGTGGTGATTGGTCCTGAGCCCTGGTATGAGCCGCAGTATGCGATTCCACTGCTCGGGATGATGCTGGGTAACACCATGACCGGCGTGGCATTGAGTCTGGACCGCCTGAACGAGTCGGTCTGGAGCCAGCGCTCGATCATCGAGAACCGCCTGATGCTCGGTGAGCCCTGGCAGGGTGCACTTGAAGACATCCGCAGGCACGCCATGCGAAGCGGTATGATGCCGTCCATCAACGCCATGGCCGCCGCGGGCATCGTCAGTTTGCCTGGGATGATGACCGGTCAGATACTGGCAGGGAGTCCGCCCGCGGTGGCGGTCAAATACCAGATTCTGGTGATGCTTACGATCACCGTCGGTACCGGTTTCGGGACCTTGATGGCGGTGTCCTGGGGCAGTCGGCGACTGTTCGACGATCGTGAGCGTCTCCGACTGGACCG